A single Pan troglodytes isolate AG18354 chromosome 19, NHGRI_mPanTro3-v2.0_pri, whole genome shotgun sequence DNA region contains:
- the SREBF1 gene encoding sterol regulatory element-binding protein 1 isoform X4 — translation MDEPPFSEAALEQALGEPCDLDAALLTDIEDMLQLINNQDSDFPGLFDPPYAGSGAGGTDPASPDTSSPGSLSPPPATLSSSLEAFLSGPQAAPSPLSPPQPAPTPLKMYPSVPTFSPGPGIKEESVPLSILQTPTPQPLPGALLPQSFPAPAPPQFSSTPVLGYPSPPGGFSTGSPPGSTQQPLPGLPLASPPGVPPISLHTQVQSVVPQQLLTVTAAPTAAPVTTTVTSQIQQVPVLLQPHFIKADSLLLTAMKTDGATVKAAGLSPLVSGTTVQTGPLPTLVSGGTILATVPLVVDAEKLPINRLAAGSKAPASAQSRGEKRTAHNAIEKRYRSSINDKIIELKDLVVGTEAKLNKSAVLRKAIDYIRFLQHSNQKLKQENLSLRTAVHKSKSLKDLVSACGSGGNTDVLMEGVKTEVEDTLTPPPSDAGSPFQSSPLSLGSRGSGSGGSGSDSEPDSPVFEDSKAKPEQRPSLHSRGMLDRSRLALCTLVFLCLSCNPLASLLGARGLPSPSDTTSIYHSPGRNVLGTESRDGPGWAQWLLPPVVWLLNGLLVLVSLVLLFVYGEPVTRPHSGPAVYFWRHRKQADLDLARGDFAQAAQQLWLALRALGRPLPTSHLDLACSLLWNLIRHLLQRLWVGRWLAGRAGGLQQDCALRVDARASARDAALVYHKLHQLHTMGKHTGGHLTATNLALSALNLAECAGDAVSVATLAEIYVAAALRVKTSLPRALHFLTRFFLSSARQACLAQSGSVPPAMQWLCHPVGHRFFVDGDWSVLSTPWESLYSLAGNPVDPLAQVTQLFREHLLERALNCVTQPNPSPGSADGDKEFSDALGYLQLLNSCSDAAGAPACSFSISSSMATTTGVDPVAKWWASLTAVVIHWLRRDEEAAERLCPLVEHLPRVLQESERPLPRAALHSFKAARALLGCAKAESGPASLTICEKASGYLQDSLATTPASSSIDKAVQLFLCDLLLVVRTSLWRQQQPPAPAPAAQGTSSRPQASALELRGFQRDLSSLRRLAQSFRPAMRRARWRSWSRGPRGGSTRRPCCWPPATCPPASCRRPGSAWACWLRRRAHSRSLAIAGCCTTVSRCSCAWAVGPLSLPARPRVPGLSTPVSSHFGPVQLLSCVEALKAEGSAGDPGLHSSTCGCCVPSRWKARGARS, via the exons ACATGCTTCAGCTTATCAACAACCAAGACAGTGACTTCCCTGGCCTGTTTGACCCACCCTATGCTGGGAGTGGGGCAGGGGGCACAGACCCTGCCAGCCCCGATACCAGCTCCCCAGGCAGCTTGTCTCCACCTCCTGCCACATTGAGCTCCTCTCTTGAAGCCTTCCTGAGCGGGCCACAGGCAGCGCCCTCacccctgtcccctccccagcctgcaCCCACTCCATTGAAGATGTACCCGTCCGTGCCCACTTTCTCCCCTGGGCCTGGTATCAAGGAAGAGTCAGTGCCACTGAGCATCCTGCagacccccaccccacagcccctGCCAGGGGCCCTCCTGCCACAGAgcttcccagccccagccccaccgcagttcagctccacccctgtgttaGGCTACCCCAGCCCTCCGGGAGGCTTCTCTACAG GAAGCCCTCCCGGGAGCACTCAGCAGCCGCTGCCTGGCCTGCCACTGGCTTCCCCGCCAGGGGTCCCGCCCATCTCCTTGCACACCCAGGTCCAGAGTGTGGTCCCCCAGCAGCTACTGACAGTCACAGCTGCCCCCACGGCAGCCCCTGTAACGACCACTGTGACCTCGCAGATCCAGCAGGTCCCG GTCCTGCTGCAGCCCCACTTCATCAAGGCAGACTCGCTGCTTCTGACAGCCATGAAGACAGACGGAGCCACTGTGAAGGCGGCAGGTCTCAGTCCCCTGGTCTCCGGCACCACTGTGCAGACAGGGCCTTTGCCG ACCCTGGTGAGTGGCGGAACCATCTTGGCAACAGTCCCACTGGTCGTAGATGCGGAGAAGCTGCCTATCAACCGGCTCGCAGCTGGCAGCAAGGCCCCGGCCTCTGCCCAGAGCCGTGGAGAGAAGCGCACAGCCCACAACGCCATTGAGAAGCGCTACCGCTCCTCCATCAATGACAAAATCATTGAGCTCAAGGATCTGGTGGTGGGCACTGAGGCAAAG CTGAATAAATCTGCTGTCTTGCGCAAGGCCATCGACTACATTCGCTTTCTGCAACACAGCAACCAGAAACTCAAGCAGGAGAACCTAAGTCTGCGCACTGCTGTCCACAAAAGCA AATCTCTAAAGGATCTGGTGTCGGCCTGTGGCAGTGGAGGGAACACAGACGTGCTCATGGAGGGCGTGAAGACTGAGGTGGAGGACACACTGACCCCACCCCCCTCGGATGCTGGCTCACCTTTCCAGAGCAGCCCCTTGTCCCTTGGCAGCAGGGGCAGTGGCAGCGGTGGCAGTGGCAGTGACTCGGAGCCTGACAGCCCAGTCTTTGAGGACAGCAAG GCAAAGCCAGAGCAGCGGCCGTCTCTGCACAGCCGGGGCATGCTGGACCGCTCCCGCCTGGCCCTGTGCACGCTCGTCTTCCTCTGCCTGTCCTGCAACCCCTTGGCCTCCTTGCTGGGGGCCCGGGGGCTTCCCAGCCCCTCAGATACCACCAGCATCTACCATAGCCCTGGGCGCAACGTGCTGGGCACCGAGAGCAGAG ATGGccctggctgggcccagtggctgcTGCCCCCAGTGGTCTGGCTGCTCAATGGGCTGCTGGTGCTCGTCTCCTTGGTGCTTCTCTTTGTCTACGGTGAGCCAGTCACACGGCCCCACTCAGGCCCCGCCGTGTACTTCTGGAGGCATCGCAAGCAGGCTGACCTGGACCTGGCCCGG GGAGACTTTGCCCAGGCTGCCCAGCAGCTGTGGCTGGCCCTGCGGGCACTGGGCcggcccctgcccacctcccacctGGACCTGGCTTGTAGCCTCCTCTGGAACCTCATCCGTCACCTGCTGCAGCGTCTCTGGGTGGGCCGCTGGCTGGCAGGCCGGGCAGGGGGCCTGCAGCAGGACTGTGCTCTGCGAGTGGATGCTCGCGCCAGCGCCCGAGACGCAGCCCTGGTCTACCATAAGCTGCACCAGCTGCACACCATGG GGAAGCACACAGGTGGGCACCTTACTGCCACCAACCTGGCGCTGAGTGCCCTGAACCTGGCAGAGTGTGCAGGGGATGCCGTGTCTGTGGCGACGCTGGCCGAGATCTATGTGGCGGCTGCATTGAGAGTGAAGACCAGTCTCCCACGGGCCTTGCATTTTCTGACA CGCTTCTTCCTGAGCAGTGCCCGCCAGgcctgcctggcacagagtggctCAGTGCCTCCTGCCATGCAGTGGCTCTGCCACCCCGTGGGCCACCGTTTCTTCGTGGATGGGGACTGGTCCGTGCTCAGTACCCCATGGGAGAGCCTGTACAGCTTGGCCGGGAACCCAG TGGACCCCCTGGCCCAGGTGACTCAGCTATTCCGGGAACATCTCTTAGAGCGAGCACTGAACTGTGTGACCCAGCCCAACCCCAGCCCTGGGTCAGCTGATGGGGACAA GGAATTCTCGGATGCCCTCGGGTACCTGCAGCTGCTGAACAGCTGTTCTGATGCTGCGGGGGCTCCtgcctgcagcttctccatcagttcCAGCATGGCCACCACCACCG GTGTAGACCCGGTGGCCAAGTGGTGGGCCTCTCTGACAGCTGTGGTGATCCACTGGCTGCGGCGGGATGAGGAGGCGGCTGAGCGGCTGTGCCCGCTGGTGGAGCACCTGCCCCGGGTGCTGCAGGAGTCTGA GAGACCCCTGCCCAGGGCAGCTCTGCACTCCTTCAAGGCTGCCCGGGCCCTGCTGGGCTGTGCCAAGGCAGAGTCTGGTCCAGCCAGCCTGACCATCTGTGAGAAGGCCAGTGGGTACCTGCAGGACAGCCTGGCTACCACACCAGCCAGCAGCTCCATTGACAAG GCCGTGCAGCTGTTCCTGTGTGACCTGCTTCTTGTGGTGCGCACCAGCCTGTGGCGGCAGCAGCagcccccggccccggccccagcAGCCCAGGGCACCAGCAGCAGGCCCCAGGCTTCCGCCCTTGAGCTGCGTGGCTTCCAACGGGACCTGAGCAGCCTGAGGCGGCTGGCACAGAGCTTCCGGCCCGCCATGCGGAGG GCGCGGTGGCGGAGCTGGAGCCGCGGCCCACGCGGCGGGAGCACGCGGAGGCCTTGCTGCTGGCCTCCTGCTACCTGCCCCCCGGCTTCCTGTCGGCGCCCGGGCAGCGCGTGGGCATGCTGGCTGAGGCGGCGCGCACACTCGAGAAGCTTGGCGATCGCCGGCTGCTGCACGACTGTCAGCAGATGCTCATGCGCCTGGGCGGTGGGACCACTGTCACTTCCAGCTAGACCCCGTGTCCCCGGCCTCAGCACCCCTGTCTCTAGCCACTTTGGTCCCGTGCAGCTTCTGTCCTGCGTCGAAGCTTTGAAGGCCGAAGGCAGTGCAGGAGACCCTGGCCTCCACAGTTCGACCTGCGGCTGCTGTGTGCCTTCGCGGTGGAAGGCCCGAGGGGCGCGATCTTGA
- the SREBF1 gene encoding sterol regulatory element-binding protein 1 isoform X1: MDEPPFSEAALEQALGEPCDLDAALLTDIEDMLQLINNQDSDFPGLFDPPYAGSGAGGTDPASPDTSSPGSLSPPPATLSSSLEAFLSGPQAAPSPLSPPQPAPTPLKMYPSVPTFSPGPGIKEESVPLSILQTPTPQPLPGALLPQSFPAPAPPQFSSTPVLGYPSPPGGFSTGSPPGSTQQPLPGLPLASPPGVPPISLHTQVQSVVPQQLLTVTAAPTAAPVTTTVTSQIQQVPVLLQPHFIKADSLLLTAMKTDGATVKAAGLSPLVSGTTVQTGPLPTLVSGGTILATVPLVVDAEKLPINRLAAGSKAPASAQSRGEKRTAHNAIEKRYRSSINDKIIELKDLVVGTEAKLNKSAVLRKAIDYIRFLQHSNQKLKQENLSLRTAVHKSKSLKDLVSACGSGGNTDVLMEGVKTEVEDTLTPPPSDAGSPFQSSPLSLGSRGSGSGGSGSDSEPDSPVFEDSKAKPEQRPSLHSRGMLDRSRLALCTLVFLCLSCNPLASLLGARGLPSPSDTTSIYHSPGRNVLGTESRDGPGWAQWLLPPVVWLLNGLLVLVSLVLLFVYGEPVTRPHSGPAVYFWRHRKQADLDLARGDFAQAAQQLWLALRALGRPLPTSHLDLACSLLWNLIRHLLQRLWVGRWLAGRAGGLQQDCALRVDARASARDAALVYHKLHQLHTMGKHTGGHLTATNLALSALNLAECAGDAVSVATLAEIYVAAALRVKTSLPRALHFLTRFFLSSARQACLAQSGSVPPAMQWLCHPVGHRFFVDGDWSVLSTPWESLYSLAGNPVDPLAQVTQLFREHLLERALNCVTQPNPSPGSADGDKEFSDALGYLQLLNSCSDAAGAPACSFSISSSMATTTGESPAPVLAPFSAPPCSVTEGSGDPPSSAGVDPVAKWWASLTAVVIHWLRRDEEAAERLCPLVEHLPRVLQESERPLPRAALHSFKAARALLGCAKAESGPASLTICEKASGYLQDSLATTPASSSIDKAVQLFLCDLLLVVRTSLWRQQQPPAPAPAAQGTSSRPQASALELRGFQRDLSSLRRLAQSFRPAMRRVFLHEATARLMAGASPTRTHQLLDRSLRRRAGPGGKGGAVAELEPRPTRREHAEALLLASCYLPPGFLSAPGQRVGMLAEAARTLEKLGDRRLLHDCQQMLMRLGGGTTVTSS; the protein is encoded by the exons ACATGCTTCAGCTTATCAACAACCAAGACAGTGACTTCCCTGGCCTGTTTGACCCACCCTATGCTGGGAGTGGGGCAGGGGGCACAGACCCTGCCAGCCCCGATACCAGCTCCCCAGGCAGCTTGTCTCCACCTCCTGCCACATTGAGCTCCTCTCTTGAAGCCTTCCTGAGCGGGCCACAGGCAGCGCCCTCacccctgtcccctccccagcctgcaCCCACTCCATTGAAGATGTACCCGTCCGTGCCCACTTTCTCCCCTGGGCCTGGTATCAAGGAAGAGTCAGTGCCACTGAGCATCCTGCagacccccaccccacagcccctGCCAGGGGCCCTCCTGCCACAGAgcttcccagccccagccccaccgcagttcagctccacccctgtgttaGGCTACCCCAGCCCTCCGGGAGGCTTCTCTACAG GAAGCCCTCCCGGGAGCACTCAGCAGCCGCTGCCTGGCCTGCCACTGGCTTCCCCGCCAGGGGTCCCGCCCATCTCCTTGCACACCCAGGTCCAGAGTGTGGTCCCCCAGCAGCTACTGACAGTCACAGCTGCCCCCACGGCAGCCCCTGTAACGACCACTGTGACCTCGCAGATCCAGCAGGTCCCG GTCCTGCTGCAGCCCCACTTCATCAAGGCAGACTCGCTGCTTCTGACAGCCATGAAGACAGACGGAGCCACTGTGAAGGCGGCAGGTCTCAGTCCCCTGGTCTCCGGCACCACTGTGCAGACAGGGCCTTTGCCG ACCCTGGTGAGTGGCGGAACCATCTTGGCAACAGTCCCACTGGTCGTAGATGCGGAGAAGCTGCCTATCAACCGGCTCGCAGCTGGCAGCAAGGCCCCGGCCTCTGCCCAGAGCCGTGGAGAGAAGCGCACAGCCCACAACGCCATTGAGAAGCGCTACCGCTCCTCCATCAATGACAAAATCATTGAGCTCAAGGATCTGGTGGTGGGCACTGAGGCAAAG CTGAATAAATCTGCTGTCTTGCGCAAGGCCATCGACTACATTCGCTTTCTGCAACACAGCAACCAGAAACTCAAGCAGGAGAACCTAAGTCTGCGCACTGCTGTCCACAAAAGCA AATCTCTAAAGGATCTGGTGTCGGCCTGTGGCAGTGGAGGGAACACAGACGTGCTCATGGAGGGCGTGAAGACTGAGGTGGAGGACACACTGACCCCACCCCCCTCGGATGCTGGCTCACCTTTCCAGAGCAGCCCCTTGTCCCTTGGCAGCAGGGGCAGTGGCAGCGGTGGCAGTGGCAGTGACTCGGAGCCTGACAGCCCAGTCTTTGAGGACAGCAAG GCAAAGCCAGAGCAGCGGCCGTCTCTGCACAGCCGGGGCATGCTGGACCGCTCCCGCCTGGCCCTGTGCACGCTCGTCTTCCTCTGCCTGTCCTGCAACCCCTTGGCCTCCTTGCTGGGGGCCCGGGGGCTTCCCAGCCCCTCAGATACCACCAGCATCTACCATAGCCCTGGGCGCAACGTGCTGGGCACCGAGAGCAGAG ATGGccctggctgggcccagtggctgcTGCCCCCAGTGGTCTGGCTGCTCAATGGGCTGCTGGTGCTCGTCTCCTTGGTGCTTCTCTTTGTCTACGGTGAGCCAGTCACACGGCCCCACTCAGGCCCCGCCGTGTACTTCTGGAGGCATCGCAAGCAGGCTGACCTGGACCTGGCCCGG GGAGACTTTGCCCAGGCTGCCCAGCAGCTGTGGCTGGCCCTGCGGGCACTGGGCcggcccctgcccacctcccacctGGACCTGGCTTGTAGCCTCCTCTGGAACCTCATCCGTCACCTGCTGCAGCGTCTCTGGGTGGGCCGCTGGCTGGCAGGCCGGGCAGGGGGCCTGCAGCAGGACTGTGCTCTGCGAGTGGATGCTCGCGCCAGCGCCCGAGACGCAGCCCTGGTCTACCATAAGCTGCACCAGCTGCACACCATGG GGAAGCACACAGGTGGGCACCTTACTGCCACCAACCTGGCGCTGAGTGCCCTGAACCTGGCAGAGTGTGCAGGGGATGCCGTGTCTGTGGCGACGCTGGCCGAGATCTATGTGGCGGCTGCATTGAGAGTGAAGACCAGTCTCCCACGGGCCTTGCATTTTCTGACA CGCTTCTTCCTGAGCAGTGCCCGCCAGgcctgcctggcacagagtggctCAGTGCCTCCTGCCATGCAGTGGCTCTGCCACCCCGTGGGCCACCGTTTCTTCGTGGATGGGGACTGGTCCGTGCTCAGTACCCCATGGGAGAGCCTGTACAGCTTGGCCGGGAACCCAG TGGACCCCCTGGCCCAGGTGACTCAGCTATTCCGGGAACATCTCTTAGAGCGAGCACTGAACTGTGTGACCCAGCCCAACCCCAGCCCTGGGTCAGCTGATGGGGACAA GGAATTCTCGGATGCCCTCGGGTACCTGCAGCTGCTGAACAGCTGTTCTGATGCTGCGGGGGCTCCtgcctgcagcttctccatcagttcCAGCATGGCCACCACCACCGGTGAGTCCCCGGCCCCTGTCCTGGCTCCCTTCTCAGCTCCCCCGTGCAGCGTGACTGAGGGTTCAGGGGACCCTCCCTCTTCTGCAGGTGTAGACCCGGTGGCCAAGTGGTGGGCCTCTCTGACAGCTGTGGTGATCCACTGGCTGCGGCGGGATGAGGAGGCGGCTGAGCGGCTGTGCCCGCTGGTGGAGCACCTGCCCCGGGTGCTGCAGGAGTCTGA GAGACCCCTGCCCAGGGCAGCTCTGCACTCCTTCAAGGCTGCCCGGGCCCTGCTGGGCTGTGCCAAGGCAGAGTCTGGTCCAGCCAGCCTGACCATCTGTGAGAAGGCCAGTGGGTACCTGCAGGACAGCCTGGCTACCACACCAGCCAGCAGCTCCATTGACAAG GCCGTGCAGCTGTTCCTGTGTGACCTGCTTCTTGTGGTGCGCACCAGCCTGTGGCGGCAGCAGCagcccccggccccggccccagcAGCCCAGGGCACCAGCAGCAGGCCCCAGGCTTCCGCCCTTGAGCTGCGTGGCTTCCAACGGGACCTGAGCAGCCTGAGGCGGCTGGCACAGAGCTTCCGGCCCGCCATGCGGAGG GTGTTCCTACATGAGGCCACGGCCCGGCTGATGGCGGGGGCCAGCCCCACACGGACACACCAGCTCCTCGACCGCAGTCTGAGGCGGCGGGCAGGCCCCGGTGGCAAAGGAG GCGCGGTGGCGGAGCTGGAGCCGCGGCCCACGCGGCGGGAGCACGCGGAGGCCTTGCTGCTGGCCTCCTGCTACCTGCCCCCCGGCTTCCTGTCGGCGCCCGGGCAGCGCGTGGGCATGCTGGCTGAGGCGGCGCGCACACTCGAGAAGCTTGGCGATCGCCGGCTGCTGCACGACTGTCAGCAGATGCTCATGCGCCTGGGCGGTGGGACCACTGTCACTTCCAGCTAG
- the SREBF1 gene encoding sterol regulatory element-binding protein 1 isoform X2, with protein MDEPPFSEAALEQALGEPCDLDAALLTDIEDMLQLINNQDSDFPGLFDPPYAGSGAGGTDPASPDTSSPGSLSPPPATLSSSLEAFLSGPQAAPSPLSPPQPAPTPLKMYPSVPTFSPGPGIKEESVPLSILQTPTPQPLPGALLPQSFPAPAPPQFSSTPVLGYPSPPGGFSTGSPPGSTQQPLPGLPLASPPGVPPISLHTQVQSVVPQQLLTVTAAPTAAPVTTTVTSQIQQVPVLLQPHFIKADSLLLTAMKTDGATVKAAGLSPLVSGTTVQTGPLPTLVSGGTILATVPLVVDAEKLPINRLAAGSKAPASAQSRGEKRTAHNAIEKRYRSSINDKIIELKDLVVGTEAKLNKSAVLRKAIDYIRFLQHSNQKLKQENLSLRTAVHKSKSLKDLVSACGSGGNTDVLMEGVKTEVEDTLTPPPSDAGSPFQSSPLSLGSRGSGSGGSGSDSEPDSPVFEDSKAKPEQRPSLHSRGMLDRSRLALCTLVFLCLSCNPLASLLGARGLPSPSDTTSIYHSPGRNVLGTESRDGPGWAQWLLPPVVWLLNGLLVLVSLVLLFVYGEPVTRPHSGPAVYFWRHRKQADLDLARGDFAQAAQQLWLALRALGRPLPTSHLDLACSLLWNLIRHLLQRLWVGRWLAGRAGGLQQDCALRVDARASARDAALVYHKLHQLHTMGKHTGGHLTATNLALSALNLAECAGDAVSVATLAEIYVAAALRVKTSLPRALHFLTRFFLSSARQACLAQSGSVPPAMQWLCHPVGHRFFVDGDWSVLSTPWESLYSLAGNPVDPLAQVTQLFREHLLERALNCVTQPNPSPGSADGDKEFSDALGYLQLLNSCSDAAGAPACSFSISSSMATTTGVDPVAKWWASLTAVVIHWLRRDEEAAERLCPLVEHLPRVLQESERPLPRAALHSFKAARALLGCAKAESGPASLTICEKASGYLQDSLATTPASSSIDKAVQLFLCDLLLVVRTSLWRQQQPPAPAPAAQGTSSRPQASALELRGFQRDLSSLRRLAQSFRPAMRRVFLHEATARLMAGASPTRTHQLLDRSLRRRAGPGGKGGAVAELEPRPTRREHAEALLLASCYLPPGFLSAPGQRVGMLAEAARTLEKLGDRRLLHDCQQMLMRLGGGTTVTSS; from the exons ACATGCTTCAGCTTATCAACAACCAAGACAGTGACTTCCCTGGCCTGTTTGACCCACCCTATGCTGGGAGTGGGGCAGGGGGCACAGACCCTGCCAGCCCCGATACCAGCTCCCCAGGCAGCTTGTCTCCACCTCCTGCCACATTGAGCTCCTCTCTTGAAGCCTTCCTGAGCGGGCCACAGGCAGCGCCCTCacccctgtcccctccccagcctgcaCCCACTCCATTGAAGATGTACCCGTCCGTGCCCACTTTCTCCCCTGGGCCTGGTATCAAGGAAGAGTCAGTGCCACTGAGCATCCTGCagacccccaccccacagcccctGCCAGGGGCCCTCCTGCCACAGAgcttcccagccccagccccaccgcagttcagctccacccctgtgttaGGCTACCCCAGCCCTCCGGGAGGCTTCTCTACAG GAAGCCCTCCCGGGAGCACTCAGCAGCCGCTGCCTGGCCTGCCACTGGCTTCCCCGCCAGGGGTCCCGCCCATCTCCTTGCACACCCAGGTCCAGAGTGTGGTCCCCCAGCAGCTACTGACAGTCACAGCTGCCCCCACGGCAGCCCCTGTAACGACCACTGTGACCTCGCAGATCCAGCAGGTCCCG GTCCTGCTGCAGCCCCACTTCATCAAGGCAGACTCGCTGCTTCTGACAGCCATGAAGACAGACGGAGCCACTGTGAAGGCGGCAGGTCTCAGTCCCCTGGTCTCCGGCACCACTGTGCAGACAGGGCCTTTGCCG ACCCTGGTGAGTGGCGGAACCATCTTGGCAACAGTCCCACTGGTCGTAGATGCGGAGAAGCTGCCTATCAACCGGCTCGCAGCTGGCAGCAAGGCCCCGGCCTCTGCCCAGAGCCGTGGAGAGAAGCGCACAGCCCACAACGCCATTGAGAAGCGCTACCGCTCCTCCATCAATGACAAAATCATTGAGCTCAAGGATCTGGTGGTGGGCACTGAGGCAAAG CTGAATAAATCTGCTGTCTTGCGCAAGGCCATCGACTACATTCGCTTTCTGCAACACAGCAACCAGAAACTCAAGCAGGAGAACCTAAGTCTGCGCACTGCTGTCCACAAAAGCA AATCTCTAAAGGATCTGGTGTCGGCCTGTGGCAGTGGAGGGAACACAGACGTGCTCATGGAGGGCGTGAAGACTGAGGTGGAGGACACACTGACCCCACCCCCCTCGGATGCTGGCTCACCTTTCCAGAGCAGCCCCTTGTCCCTTGGCAGCAGGGGCAGTGGCAGCGGTGGCAGTGGCAGTGACTCGGAGCCTGACAGCCCAGTCTTTGAGGACAGCAAG GCAAAGCCAGAGCAGCGGCCGTCTCTGCACAGCCGGGGCATGCTGGACCGCTCCCGCCTGGCCCTGTGCACGCTCGTCTTCCTCTGCCTGTCCTGCAACCCCTTGGCCTCCTTGCTGGGGGCCCGGGGGCTTCCCAGCCCCTCAGATACCACCAGCATCTACCATAGCCCTGGGCGCAACGTGCTGGGCACCGAGAGCAGAG ATGGccctggctgggcccagtggctgcTGCCCCCAGTGGTCTGGCTGCTCAATGGGCTGCTGGTGCTCGTCTCCTTGGTGCTTCTCTTTGTCTACGGTGAGCCAGTCACACGGCCCCACTCAGGCCCCGCCGTGTACTTCTGGAGGCATCGCAAGCAGGCTGACCTGGACCTGGCCCGG GGAGACTTTGCCCAGGCTGCCCAGCAGCTGTGGCTGGCCCTGCGGGCACTGGGCcggcccctgcccacctcccacctGGACCTGGCTTGTAGCCTCCTCTGGAACCTCATCCGTCACCTGCTGCAGCGTCTCTGGGTGGGCCGCTGGCTGGCAGGCCGGGCAGGGGGCCTGCAGCAGGACTGTGCTCTGCGAGTGGATGCTCGCGCCAGCGCCCGAGACGCAGCCCTGGTCTACCATAAGCTGCACCAGCTGCACACCATGG GGAAGCACACAGGTGGGCACCTTACTGCCACCAACCTGGCGCTGAGTGCCCTGAACCTGGCAGAGTGTGCAGGGGATGCCGTGTCTGTGGCGACGCTGGCCGAGATCTATGTGGCGGCTGCATTGAGAGTGAAGACCAGTCTCCCACGGGCCTTGCATTTTCTGACA CGCTTCTTCCTGAGCAGTGCCCGCCAGgcctgcctggcacagagtggctCAGTGCCTCCTGCCATGCAGTGGCTCTGCCACCCCGTGGGCCACCGTTTCTTCGTGGATGGGGACTGGTCCGTGCTCAGTACCCCATGGGAGAGCCTGTACAGCTTGGCCGGGAACCCAG TGGACCCCCTGGCCCAGGTGACTCAGCTATTCCGGGAACATCTCTTAGAGCGAGCACTGAACTGTGTGACCCAGCCCAACCCCAGCCCTGGGTCAGCTGATGGGGACAA GGAATTCTCGGATGCCCTCGGGTACCTGCAGCTGCTGAACAGCTGTTCTGATGCTGCGGGGGCTCCtgcctgcagcttctccatcagttcCAGCATGGCCACCACCACCG GTGTAGACCCGGTGGCCAAGTGGTGGGCCTCTCTGACAGCTGTGGTGATCCACTGGCTGCGGCGGGATGAGGAGGCGGCTGAGCGGCTGTGCCCGCTGGTGGAGCACCTGCCCCGGGTGCTGCAGGAGTCTGA GAGACCCCTGCCCAGGGCAGCTCTGCACTCCTTCAAGGCTGCCCGGGCCCTGCTGGGCTGTGCCAAGGCAGAGTCTGGTCCAGCCAGCCTGACCATCTGTGAGAAGGCCAGTGGGTACCTGCAGGACAGCCTGGCTACCACACCAGCCAGCAGCTCCATTGACAAG GCCGTGCAGCTGTTCCTGTGTGACCTGCTTCTTGTGGTGCGCACCAGCCTGTGGCGGCAGCAGCagcccccggccccggccccagcAGCCCAGGGCACCAGCAGCAGGCCCCAGGCTTCCGCCCTTGAGCTGCGTGGCTTCCAACGGGACCTGAGCAGCCTGAGGCGGCTGGCACAGAGCTTCCGGCCCGCCATGCGGAGG GTGTTCCTACATGAGGCCACGGCCCGGCTGATGGCGGGGGCCAGCCCCACACGGACACACCAGCTCCTCGACCGCAGTCTGAGGCGGCGGGCAGGCCCCGGTGGCAAAGGAG GCGCGGTGGCGGAGCTGGAGCCGCGGCCCACGCGGCGGGAGCACGCGGAGGCCTTGCTGCTGGCCTCCTGCTACCTGCCCCCCGGCTTCCTGTCGGCGCCCGGGCAGCGCGTGGGCATGCTGGCTGAGGCGGCGCGCACACTCGAGAAGCTTGGCGATCGCCGGCTGCTGCACGACTGTCAGCAGATGCTCATGCGCCTGGGCGGTGGGACCACTGTCACTTCCAGCTAG